The Flammeovirga agarivorans sequence TTTTCCTTGTCCATTGCCACCGTCCCCCCAGTAAGAATCATTTTCTGTATGTTCTACCAGTATTTTGTCCTCTGTACTTAATAGTAACTCTTGAAGTTCTTTATGTTGTGTAAATTTTGCTTTCAAAGCTTCATACATGACATTGTCTTTCATATTATCCCAATTTGGTCTAATTTTTACTTTTCGGGTTCGTCCTAATTCAGCAGCTTTCATGGGAGAAATAGCCTTTCTAATCTTGTTTGCGTATTCAGAACCTGAAAATTTTTGTGCTTGGAAGTAATGCTCAGTGGTTTTCCACAGCTTACCTT is a genomic window containing:
- a CDS encoding NADAR family protein, with the protein product MNEGTRIKFYSENGKYGEFSNFAQFPIKLKGKLWKTTEHYFQAQKFSGSEYANKIRKAISPMKAAELGRTRKVKIRPNWDNMKDNVMYEALKAKFTQHKELQELLLSTEDKILVEHTENDSYWGDGGNGQGKNRLGKLLMKLRTELK